One part of the Hydrogenobacter sp. T-2 genome encodes these proteins:
- the obgE gene encoding GTPase ObgE has protein sequence MFVDRVKIRVKAGDGGNGAVAFLREKYRPFGGPAGGDGGKGGDVVLVATGRKHTLYDFKFQAHFKAQRGEHGKGKNQKGKDGEDLIIEVPVGTVVIDADTGEVLCDLVKDGQRCVVAKGGRGGRGNAHFATPTNQTPRYAEKGEKGEERWLILELKLIADVGLVGLPNAGKSTLISVLTRAKPKIADYPFTTLSPVLGVMELDEERHVVIADIPGLIEGASQGKGLGLDFLRHIERTKLLLHLVDISDGRTEDPIKAFQTVLKEMENYSPELLKKPQIVVGTKLDALSDRSYIESLKKVFESMGYPFVAISAVTGENLNDLKYLIGRKLEELKDAELGKIQVVS, from the coding sequence ATGTTCGTTGATAGGGTAAAAATACGCGTTAAGGCTGGGGATGGTGGCAATGGTGCGGTTGCTTTTCTAAGGGAAAAATACAGACCCTTTGGTGGTCCTGCGGGTGGAGATGGTGGAAAGGGTGGGGATGTGGTTTTGGTAGCCACAGGGAGAAAACATACCCTTTATGACTTTAAGTTTCAAGCGCATTTTAAGGCTCAGAGGGGAGAGCATGGTAAAGGGAAAAACCAGAAGGGCAAAGATGGAGAAGACCTAATAATAGAGGTGCCTGTTGGCACGGTGGTTATTGATGCGGACACTGGAGAAGTCCTTTGCGACCTTGTAAAAGATGGGCAAAGGTGCGTGGTGGCAAAGGGTGGGAGAGGTGGAAGAGGCAACGCACACTTTGCAACACCTACCAATCAAACACCAAGATACGCAGAAAAAGGGGAGAAGGGAGAAGAACGGTGGCTCATATTGGAGCTAAAGCTCATAGCGGATGTGGGTCTTGTAGGGCTTCCTAATGCGGGAAAGTCCACTCTAATATCTGTCCTTACAAGGGCAAAGCCAAAGATAGCGGACTATCCCTTTACTACCCTTTCTCCTGTCTTGGGTGTTATGGAGTTGGACGAAGAGAGGCATGTGGTAATTGCGGACATCCCCGGTCTTATAGAAGGTGCGAGCCAGGGAAAGGGTCTTGGTCTTGACTTCCTGAGGCATATAGAAAGAACTAAGTTGCTCCTGCACTTGGTAGACATATCAGATGGAAGGACAGAGGACCCTATAAAAGCCTTTCAAACAGTCTTGAAGGAGATGGAAAACTACAGTCCAGAACTCCTTAAAAAGCCTCAGATAGTGGTGGGAACAAAACTTGACGCCCTATCAGACAGGTCTTATATAGAAAGCTTAAAGAAGGTCTTTGAAAGTATGGGTTATCCCTTTGTAGCCATATCCGCTGTGACTGGTGAGAACCTCAATGATTTAAAATACCTCATAGGAAGGAAGTTAGAGGAGCTTAAGGATGCAGAGCTTGGGAAGATACAAGTTGTCTCTTAG
- a CDS encoding nucleotidyltransferase domain-containing protein — protein sequence MPVRFLNSSVFRWVSKEDVEKALVEWTKKVKKEHPEVVKVGYFGSYARGDWNVGSDVDIVVVVSKSDEPFIRRPLAFDTTELPVPADLLVYTEEEIEKLKDTRFYREVLQREVVWLS from the coding sequence ATGCCAGTAAGGTTCTTGAATTCGTCCGTCTTCAGATGGGTCTCTAAGGAAGATGTGGAAAAGGCTCTCGTTGAATGGACGAAGAAGGTAAAAAAAGAACATCCCGAAGTGGTAAAGGTGGGTTATTTCGGCTCTTACGCAAGAGGAGATTGGAACGTGGGAAGCGATGTGGATATAGTGGTGGTAGTTTCCAAAAGCGATGAACCCTTTATAAGAAGACCTCTTGCCTTTGATACCACTGAACTTCCTGTGCCTGCGGACTTGCTGGTTTATACAGAAGAGGAGATAGAAAAGCTAAAGGATACGAGGTTTTACAGAGAGGTTTTGCAAAGGGAGGTTGTCTGGCTTTCTTAG
- a CDS encoding thioredoxin family protein, which yields MKYVAKYFLLILLTPLLVFSAEAIPFLKPSFLNLKEDFEEAKKENKFLFIMFHQEGCPFCDKMRRVTFQDRRVQEYFTKYFYMVEIDIRGANELVDLDGKKLTERQFSLKHGVRLTPVLMFFDQEGKVVAKVPGYIEPQEFVLIGRYVVEGHYRNKNLVQFLRENKGR from the coding sequence ATGAAGTATGTAGCTAAATATTTCCTGCTAATACTTTTAACTCCCTTACTTGTCTTTTCTGCGGAAGCCATACCCTTTTTGAAGCCTTCCTTTCTTAATCTGAAAGAAGACTTTGAGGAAGCAAAGAAGGAAAACAAGTTTCTTTTTATAATGTTCCATCAGGAGGGGTGTCCCTTCTGTGACAAGATGAGGAGGGTGACCTTTCAGGACAGGAGAGTTCAGGAGTATTTCACAAAGTATTTCTACATGGTGGAAATAGATATAAGAGGGGCTAATGAATTGGTGGACCTTGATGGGAAAAAGCTCACAGAGAGACAGTTTTCCCTAAAGCACGGTGTTAGGCTAACTCCAGTCCTTATGTTTTTTGACCAAGAGGGTAAGGTGGTGGCAAAGGTGCCGGGTTACATAGAACCTCAGGAATTTGTTCTCATAGGCAGGTATGTGGTGGAAGGACATTACAGAAATAAAAACTTGGTGCAGTTCTTGAGAGAAAACAAAGGGAGATGA
- a CDS encoding AEC family transporter, whose translation MLEVFLTVSIAYILKRLGLFSEEHSKVLVNYVLYFALPLLSFKTAHNIGLSKEVAFIGVGAWLVIALCILTSYLVGKALKLKKSDLRTLMMASAFGNTAFLGYPYSFTYFGEEGLKYAVIYDSVGSFLAVSSVGFLIVSGNLQLRSIILFPPFLGLLFGFLLRAYELPAFFWKFVDFSIASLLPVVLFSLGLSLKFSHVGKGLKLLATAIGIKMFLSPLFALLVFKALPVSETAYRVSVLESAMPTMITASLLVLRYGLNHSLAFASAGLGILLSFLSIPAWVYILNKL comes from the coding sequence ATGCTTGAGGTCTTTCTTACCGTAAGCATTGCATACATACTCAAAAGGCTTGGTCTATTTTCCGAGGAACATTCTAAAGTTTTGGTAAACTACGTGTTATATTTTGCCCTTCCTTTGTTAAGTTTTAAAACCGCACATAATATAGGTCTTTCTAAGGAAGTGGCTTTTATCGGCGTTGGTGCTTGGCTTGTAATAGCTCTGTGTATACTCACTTCGTATCTCGTAGGTAAGGCTCTCAAGCTCAAAAAATCAGACCTCAGGACGCTTATGATGGCTTCCGCCTTTGGCAATACAGCCTTTCTTGGCTATCCTTACAGTTTTACCTACTTTGGAGAAGAAGGGCTAAAGTATGCGGTTATTTACGACAGCGTAGGTTCTTTTCTTGCGGTCTCTTCTGTGGGCTTTTTAATAGTGAGTGGCAATCTTCAATTAAGGTCCATAATACTCTTTCCACCCTTTCTTGGCTTGTTATTTGGCTTTCTGCTAAGGGCTTATGAGCTTCCAGCCTTCTTTTGGAAATTTGTGGACTTTTCTATTGCATCGCTACTGCCAGTGGTTTTGTTTTCTCTGGGTCTTTCCCTTAAGTTTTCTCATGTTGGTAAAGGTCTTAAACTCTTGGCTACCGCCATTGGCATAAAGATGTTCCTATCTCCACTTTTTGCCCTTTTGGTATTTAAAGCCTTGCCTGTGAGCGAAACCGCTTACAGGGTCTCTGTGCTTGAGTCCGCTATGCCTACCATGATAACCGCAAGCCTTTTGGTGCTAAGGTATGGGCTCAACCATAGCCTTGCCTTTGCCAGTGCAGGTCTTGGCATTCTTTTGAGTTTTTTGAGCATTCCCGCATGGGTTTATATCCTAAATAAGCTCTAA
- the hisH gene encoding imidazole glycerol phosphate synthase subunit HisH gives MLLLIDYGMGNLRSVSKALEKVGFSIKVSSDPEEVKRAEVLVLPGVGAFRDAMENLRKLGLLKEILRHIEKGKPYMGICLGLQLLFERSYEFGETEGFGVLEGEVLLLPPKVKVPHIGWNQLWRQKPSDLLNGIREGEYFYFVHSYHVVPKRQDIVLTTTDYGIDFVSSIEYENIFAVQFHPEKSQKAGLRLLENFRRRLYG, from the coding sequence ATGCTTCTTTTGATAGACTACGGAATGGGCAATTTAAGGAGCGTGTCAAAGGCACTTGAGAAGGTAGGCTTTTCTATAAAGGTCAGCTCAGACCCAGAAGAGGTAAAAAGGGCAGAGGTATTGGTCTTACCGGGTGTGGGTGCCTTTAGGGATGCCATGGAAAACTTAAGGAAACTGGGGCTTTTGAAAGAGATACTAAGGCATATTGAGAAGGGAAAACCCTATATGGGTATATGCCTTGGGCTTCAACTACTCTTTGAAAGGAGTTATGAGTTTGGAGAAACAGAAGGCTTTGGAGTGCTTGAGGGTGAGGTGCTTTTACTTCCACCAAAGGTTAAAGTGCCACATATAGGTTGGAATCAGCTCTGGAGGCAAAAGCCTTCTGACCTTCTTAATGGCATCAGAGAGGGCGAATACTTTTACTTTGTCCATTCTTACCATGTAGTGCCAAAGAGACAGGATATAGTTCTTACCACCACAGATTACGGTATTGACTTCGTCTCTTCAATAGAGTATGAAAACATCTTTGCGGTCCAGTTTCATCCAGAAAAGAGCCAAAAGGCTGGACTAAGGCTTCTTGAGAACTTCAGGAGGAGGCTTTATGGCTAA
- a CDS encoding DNA-methyltransferase: MKDIELILGDALVWLEKIPENTVDLVLTDPPYFLDKLDDKWSHEEVLRAKSSVGTVKYLPVGMKFSPEQAVEFGKWFSSVAYKVFRILKPGGWFLSFSHPRLFHRLVCSTEDAGFWVRDIFLWIYTQNQPKAFSLEHFLDRTAFPPEVKEKLREELRAYKVPKVKSNYEPIMVAQKPPEGTLLENFAKYGVGLFNVKIKQGKGMFPSNIITTDSIDEVMDRYFLIEKPDRKEKGAFNDHPSVKPIKLLRFLIELTTKEKALVVDPFMGSGSTAIACKETGRRFIGIEINKHYYEIATRRLKEKVSLFE, translated from the coding sequence ATGAAAGATATAGAACTAATACTTGGTGATGCACTTGTTTGGTTGGAAAAAATACCAGAGAATACTGTGGACTTAGTCCTTACAGACCCACCTTATTTTCTTGATAAACTTGACGATAAATGGTCTCATGAAGAGGTATTGAGGGCAAAAAGCAGTGTAGGAACTGTTAAATACTTACCTGTAGGTATGAAATTTTCTCCAGAGCAGGCTGTAGAGTTTGGAAAATGGTTCTCCTCTGTAGCTTATAAGGTTTTCAGGATTTTAAAGCCGGGTGGTTGGTTTCTCTCTTTTTCCCATCCAAGATTGTTCCATAGGCTTGTATGTTCTACGGAGGATGCTGGGTTTTGGGTTAGAGATATATTTCTATGGATATATACACAAAATCAGCCAAAGGCTTTTAGCCTTGAACATTTTCTTGATAGAACTGCTTTTCCTCCCGAGGTGAAAGAAAAACTAAGAGAAGAGCTAAGAGCATACAAAGTCCCGAAGGTAAAAAGCAACTACGAGCCTATAATGGTGGCTCAAAAGCCTCCAGAAGGCACATTATTGGAAAATTTTGCAAAGTATGGAGTTGGGTTGTTTAATGTCAAAATAAAGCAAGGAAAAGGGATGTTCCCGTCTAACATAATAACCACAGATAGCATAGATGAGGTTATGGATAGATATTTTCTAATTGAAAAACCAGACAGGAAAGAAAAGGGTGCTTTCAATGACCATCCAAGCGTAAAACCTATAAAACTCTTGAGGTTTCTGATTGAACTTACCACAAAAGAAAAAGCCTTGGTGGTTGACCCTTTTATGGGTAGTGGCTCTACTGCTATAGCTTGTAAAGAGACAGGTAGAAGGTTTATTGGCATTGAGATAAATAAGCACTACTATGAGATAGCGACAAGAAGGCTCAAAGAAAAGGTTAGTTTATTTGAATAG
- the uvsE gene encoding UV DNA damage repair endonuclease UvsE, with the protein MFELKGIKVGFFCSTADGKITTNRKFRLSNLSYERLMYTVEKNLKDFERLLEISLSLGCGIFRLGSDLVPFASHPSFKKDWLKEVEGKLREFSKTLRKFPIRITMHPGQFVVLNSPKKEVVDASLRELEYHFWVLETLGVGAEGVVVVHAGGVYEDKRESLKRLKNTLRENQWLYRYLAVENDERHYTVRDLLDAELDLPIVFDYYHNRLNPSEFEVSEILQTWSGRVPEFHLSSEPEGKHRFGEHGDWIKVEDLMDFLNHFGGNRIDLILEAKQKEKAVEKLLSELYIYLDVKP; encoded by the coding sequence GTGTTTGAACTCAAGGGCATAAAGGTAGGGTTTTTCTGCTCTACTGCAGATGGCAAAATAACTACTAATAGGAAGTTTAGGCTATCAAACCTTAGCTATGAAAGGCTTATGTATACTGTAGAGAAAAACCTAAAAGACTTTGAAAGGCTCTTAGAGATTTCCCTATCCTTAGGCTGTGGTATATTCAGGCTGGGTTCAGACCTTGTGCCTTTTGCATCTCATCCCTCTTTCAAAAAGGACTGGCTGAAGGAGGTGGAGGGAAAATTAAGAGAGTTTTCCAAGACCTTGAGGAAGTTTCCAATAAGGATAACCATGCACCCAGGACAGTTTGTGGTGCTAAACTCTCCAAAAAAGGAGGTGGTGGACGCATCTTTGAGGGAATTGGAATATCACTTTTGGGTTTTGGAAACCTTAGGCGTTGGAGCTGAGGGAGTTGTAGTGGTTCATGCAGGTGGTGTTTATGAAGACAAAAGAGAAAGCCTCAAGAGGTTAAAGAATACCCTAAGGGAAAACCAGTGGCTCTATAGATATCTTGCAGTGGAGAACGATGAAAGACACTACACAGTAAGAGACCTTTTGGATGCGGAGCTGGACTTACCTATAGTTTTTGACTACTATCATAACCGTCTAAATCCTTCAGAGTTTGAGGTAAGTGAAATACTGCAAACTTGGTCTGGGCGAGTGCCAGAGTTTCATCTATCCTCTGAGCCAGAGGGAAAGCATCGCTTTGGTGAACACGGAGACTGGATAAAGGTAGAAGACCTTATGGACTTCCTCAACCACTTTGGTGGAAACAGAATAGACCTTATTCTAGAGGCAAAGCAAAAAGAAAAGGCGGTGGAAAAGCTCCTTTCGGAGTTATATATTTACCTTGATGTTAAGCCTTGA
- a CDS encoding TolC family protein: MIFLAILLFFGMSFSQEIITLDYKKVYELALKNNKELQRLRHQIIALEIDYQLAQKYYLPIVYAGASLLYDLDKKDTKLDANLTVVSTLYEFQRTKSRIELSKIRRDTAQLMLRQLHIDLQLRIIRLFAEAQLYRKLTEVKREEMAIAYVRFDRARERKELGLATDHEVLRLESVYREKRSELFYAQHMYNHTLLQIKELAGIPYEAIIQVEDLPTREVDRLIKPFPELLKEALEENTSLRIKDLEVKSYEEDIKSAKQVISPRLNLRISTDKSGLELSTPIYDASRQYKVDYLASLKRSAQSEREGIEASLRLMFFSAPYEWEYLRAKLTEAIAKDRFAEENLTLRRSEYELELAFDLGYAMAEKSEAERQLMEARYKLILLWAKLLSLAGREPFEVLE, translated from the coding sequence ATGATATTTCTTGCCATCCTTCTTTTCTTTGGTATGTCTTTCTCTCAGGAGATAATAACCCTTGATTACAAAAAGGTGTATGAACTCGCACTCAAAAACAACAAGGAACTTCAGAGACTAAGACATCAGATAATCGCTCTTGAGATAGACTATCAGCTTGCACAAAAGTATTACCTACCCATAGTCTACGCAGGTGCTTCACTTCTTTATGACCTTGATAAAAAGGATACGAAGTTAGATGCTAACCTTACTGTAGTAAGCACTCTGTATGAATTCCAGCGGACTAAGTCAAGGATAGAGCTTTCAAAGATAAGGAGAGATACCGCACAGCTGATGCTAAGACAACTCCACATAGACCTACAGCTTAGGATAATAAGGCTCTTTGCAGAAGCTCAGCTATACAGAAAGCTTACCGAGGTAAAGAGAGAGGAGATGGCTATAGCCTATGTGCGTTTTGATAGGGCAAGGGAAAGGAAAGAGCTGGGACTTGCCACAGACCACGAAGTCCTTAGACTTGAAAGCGTCTACAGAGAAAAAAGGTCAGAGCTATTCTATGCACAGCACATGTATAATCACACCCTTCTTCAAATAAAGGAGCTTGCTGGCATACCCTACGAAGCCATAATACAGGTTGAAGACCTGCCAACAAGAGAAGTAGATAGGCTCATAAAACCCTTCCCAGAGCTTTTAAAAGAAGCCCTTGAGGAAAACACGAGCCTAAGAATAAAAGACCTTGAGGTTAAAAGCTACGAGGAGGACATAAAATCCGCAAAGCAAGTAATATCTCCAAGGCTCAACTTGAGGATATCCACAGATAAAAGCGGTCTTGAGCTTTCCACACCCATTTATGATGCAAGCAGACAATACAAGGTTGATTACTTGGCTTCTCTAAAAAGGTCAGCCCAGTCAGAAAGGGAAGGCATTGAGGCAAGCCTGAGGCTAATGTTTTTCTCCGCACCCTATGAGTGGGAATACCTAAGGGCTAAGCTCACAGAGGCTATAGCAAAAGATCGCTTTGCGGAGGAAAATTTAACCTTGAGAAGGTCTGAATACGAGCTGGAGCTTGCCTTTGACCTTGGCTATGCCATGGCGGAAAAAAGCGAGGCGGAAAGACAGCTCATGGAAGCTCGGTATAAGCTTATCCTCTTGTGGGCAAAGCTCCTTAGTCTTGCTGGTCGTGAACCCTTTGAAGTGCTGGAGTAA
- the queC gene encoding 7-cyano-7-deazaguanine synthase QueC, whose translation MKKVIVLFSGGMDSTTLLWLCKKEFQEVYALSFDYGQRHKVELKYAIELAQIAGVKEHILVEVPHYRLIKGSALLEGGPEVPKGEYTQDVPPTNVPMRNLVFLAIASSFADSLGAEYIAIGVHALDTPYPDCRTEFITAMESAINAGSAYVAKTKRRVHVYAPFLGMSKVDIAKLGKELGVPFEKTYSCYMGTEPPCGVCATCIQRQEALKAIGYV comes from the coding sequence ATGAAGAAGGTTATTGTTTTATTCTCCGGTGGAATGGATAGCACCACCCTCTTGTGGCTCTGTAAGAAAGAATTTCAAGAGGTCTACGCTCTATCCTTTGACTACGGACAAAGACACAAGGTGGAGCTAAAGTATGCAATAGAGTTGGCTCAAATAGCGGGTGTAAAGGAGCATATCTTGGTAGAAGTACCTCACTATCGGCTAATTAAAGGTTCAGCTTTACTGGAAGGTGGTCCAGAAGTGCCAAAGGGAGAATACACCCAAGATGTGCCACCTACGAATGTGCCGATGAGGAACCTTGTCTTTCTTGCCATTGCCAGCTCCTTTGCGGACAGCCTTGGGGCGGAATACATAGCCATAGGCGTTCACGCCCTTGACACTCCCTACCCCGACTGCAGGACAGAGTTTATAACTGCGATGGAATCCGCCATAAATGCTGGCTCTGCCTACGTGGCAAAAACAAAAAGAAGAGTGCATGTATACGCTCCCTTTCTTGGTATGAGTAAGGTGGATATAGCAAAACTTGGAAAGGAGCTTGGCGTCCCCTTTGAAAAGACCTATTCCTGCTATATGGGAACTGAGCCCCCTTGTGGTGTGTGTGCTACCTGTATTCAAAGACAAGAGGCTCTCAAGGCTATAGGGTATGTTTAA
- a CDS encoding DNA double-strand break repair nuclease NurA → MQSLGRYKLSLSPHQPQEIEPNEIEESLQFSDLAEEPRVYDGYVPENFNLVFIDGVRRTECLAYVRDEETGESFEGAFLSLGAGALRIEYGRLNLLRESLILHRVERLFFHKGGILMDELLGFRPYPVEGELSVEINRYMKEELEARLALQIQKEVKDSLVICDGTLSYKLRKTPFLGLVKSMKKLYMDRSYLPLLYILKPGQRSPIVKVHHQQEQEEKEKVDKYTWYVKLTEHEGLQGLVRVEVFKRDFEEVKRLANISAGVLPLFASQSFQDRRSPQNLLPIGRLEKFLRLHLGPYRIIRRQIESFFYA, encoded by the coding sequence ATGCAGAGCTTGGGAAGATACAAGTTGTCTCTTAGTCCACATCAACCACAGGAAATAGAACCCAATGAAATAGAAGAATCTTTGCAGTTTTCCGACCTTGCGGAAGAGCCAAGGGTATACGATGGATACGTGCCAGAAAATTTCAATCTTGTGTTTATAGACGGAGTAAGACGCACCGAGTGTCTTGCCTATGTTAGAGATGAGGAAACAGGGGAGAGTTTTGAAGGTGCTTTCTTATCCTTGGGTGCTGGTGCTTTAAGGATAGAATATGGAAGGCTAAACCTCTTAAGGGAATCTCTTATACTCCATAGAGTGGAACGGCTTTTCTTTCATAAAGGTGGTATTCTTATGGACGAATTGCTTGGCTTTAGACCGTATCCGGTTGAGGGAGAGCTTTCTGTGGAAATTAACAGATACATGAAAGAAGAGCTTGAGGCAAGGCTTGCCCTACAAATTCAAAAGGAAGTCAAGGACAGTCTTGTAATATGCGATGGAACTTTGAGCTATAAGCTCAGGAAAACGCCCTTTCTGGGTCTTGTAAAAAGCATGAAAAAGCTCTATATGGATAGGTCGTATCTTCCTCTTTTATACATTTTGAAGCCTGGACAAAGAAGTCCCATAGTGAAAGTTCACCATCAGCAGGAACAAGAAGAGAAGGAAAAGGTAGATAAATATACATGGTATGTAAAGCTCACAGAACACGAAGGGCTACAAGGTCTTGTAAGAGTTGAGGTCTTCAAAAGGGACTTTGAAGAGGTCAAAAGACTTGCCAACATTTCCGCAGGAGTGCTTCCTCTCTTTGCCAGCCAATCCTTCCAAGATAGAAGGTCGCCTCAAAATCTTTTACCCATAGGTAGGCTTGAAAAGTTTCTCAGACTTCATTTAGGTCCATACCGCATTATAAGGAGGCAGATAGAGAGCTTTTTCTATGCTTGA
- the pyrF gene encoding orotidine-5'-phosphate decarboxylase, whose amino-acid sequence MAKLCIALDTNLQQAKDLVRSLRGYPLLFKVGYKLFICHHRAITDYIKEEGFELFLDLKLHDIPNTVKEGVLSAKELGADYLTIHISAGKSALRSAVEVKGKLKLLGVTLLTSLDDEDIQDIGFCRDREGQVFHLTELALKEGFDGIVCSGKELSYLKEKASKPFIAVVPGVRLEGDPVEDQKRVVSLEEALSAGADIIVMGRSILRAENPVKRVEEILLKL is encoded by the coding sequence ATGGCTAAGCTCTGCATAGCCTTAGACACAAACCTTCAACAAGCCAAAGACTTGGTGAGGTCTCTTAGGGGCTATCCTCTCCTTTTTAAGGTGGGCTATAAACTTTTCATCTGCCATCATAGGGCAATAACAGACTACATAAAAGAGGAAGGTTTTGAGTTATTTCTGGACCTTAAGCTCCACGACATTCCCAATACGGTAAAGGAAGGAGTTTTATCCGCAAAGGAGTTGGGTGCGGACTATCTTACAATTCATATATCCGCAGGGAAATCTGCCCTCAGGTCCGCAGTGGAGGTAAAAGGAAAGCTCAAGCTACTTGGAGTCACTCTGCTAACAAGCCTTGACGATGAGGATATACAAGACATTGGTTTTTGCAGAGACAGAGAGGGACAGGTTTTCCACCTTACAGAACTTGCCCTCAAGGAAGGCTTTGACGGTATAGTGTGCTCGGGTAAAGAGCTAAGCTATCTCAAAGAGAAAGCCTCTAAGCCTTTTATTGCGGTTGTTCCCGGTGTTAGGTTGGAGGGAGACCCTGTGGAAGACCAAAAGAGGGTGGTAAGCCTTGAAGAGGCTCTAAGTGCTGGTGCGGACATAATTGTGATGGGTAGAAGTATTTTGAGGGCGGAGAATCCTGTGAAGAGGGTAGAGGAAATACTTTTAAAGTTGTAA
- a CDS encoding cytochrome c biogenesis CcdA family protein: MSEVSLLIAFTAGLLSFLSPCVLPIIPGYISYISGIGAQEVKEKGGFSQKAFMASLLFVVGFSVVFTFMGATATGIGGLLREYQDHIAKVGGGIVVFFGLHFAGVMLRPSFLKELAGVSALILAFFFLGVIPQKTLFDLLGIALVVAFLYLFGLHEVLYRQMRKEMKGSVSGLGALAVGMLFAFGWSPCIGPVLGSILLYASQQETALQGASLLFAYSMGMGIPFLIAGGLLSAFLGFVRSFGRFFGVVEVVGGLLLILLGVLLTMGKLAEISLLLGA, from the coding sequence ATGAGCGAGGTATCTCTTCTTATAGCCTTTACCGCTGGCTTGTTGTCCTTTCTGTCTCCTTGCGTCCTGCCAATAATTCCCGGTTATATATCCTACATATCTGGCATAGGAGCACAGGAGGTAAAAGAAAAGGGTGGCTTTAGCCAAAAGGCTTTTATGGCTTCGCTTCTTTTCGTGGTGGGTTTTTCCGTAGTCTTTACCTTTATGGGTGCTACCGCAACGGGTATAGGTGGGCTCTTGAGAGAGTATCAAGACCACATAGCAAAGGTGGGTGGTGGTATAGTGGTTTTCTTTGGTCTGCATTTTGCCGGTGTTATGCTAAGACCCAGTTTTTTAAAGGAGCTGGCAGGCGTATCCGCACTTATACTTGCTTTCTTTTTTCTGGGAGTTATTCCTCAGAAGACCCTCTTTGACCTATTGGGCATAGCCCTTGTGGTGGCTTTTCTTTACCTCTTTGGTCTTCATGAGGTGTTATACAGGCAGATGAGAAAGGAAATGAAGGGTAGTGTTTCTGGATTGGGTGCTTTGGCGGTGGGTATGCTCTTTGCCTTTGGATGGAGTCCGTGCATAGGTCCAGTGCTTGGCTCAATCCTGCTGTATGCCAGTCAACAGGAAACCGCTCTTCAGGGTGCAAGCCTTCTCTTTGCCTATTCTATGGGTATGGGTATTCCCTTTCTCATAGCGGGTGGTTTGCTCTCTGCCTTTCTTGGCTTTGTGAGAAGTTTTGGACGCTTTTTTGGTGTTGTGGAGGTCGTGGGCGGGCTTTTGCTTATACTTTTAGGGGTCCTGCTTACCATGGGCAAGTTGGCGGAGATATCTCTTTTGCTGGGTGCATAG
- a CDS encoding HEPN domain-containing protein — MDRSIDWYKQAERDLEHAKRSLEMGDYEWACFASHQSAEKALKALHYYFKQEAWGHSLSRLLKDLPIEIPEELLDLAKMLDLYYIPTRYPNGFPMGAPYEHFTQKQAKEAIDYASKVLEFVRLQMGL; from the coding sequence ATGGATAGAAGCATAGATTGGTATAAACAGGCTGAGCGAGACCTTGAGCATGCCAAAAGGTCTTTGGAGATGGGGGATTACGAATGGGCGTGTTTTGCCAGCCATCAGTCCGCAGAAAAAGCTCTAAAGGCTCTTCACTATTACTTTAAGCAAGAAGCTTGGGGTCATTCTCTTAGCAGACTGCTTAAGGATTTACCAATAGAAATCCCTGAAGAGCTTTTAGACCTTGCCAAAATGCTTGACCTTTATTACATACCCACAAGATATCCCAACGGCTTTCCTATGGGTGCACCTTACGAACACTTTACACAGAAGCAAGCAAAGGAGGCAATAGATTATGCCAGTAAGGTTCTTGAATTCGTCCGTCTTCAGATGGGTCTCTAA